Proteins encoded by one window of Cyanobium sp. NS01:
- a CDS encoding transporter substrate-binding domain-containing protein, with product MLNIPGRAASLLCRALVGAALLLPTALGLQPASARPLRVGISGNAPFLIRRGDVLEGITPDLWRVVAEENSFQAELVPKANTAANLKALERGELDLAIGPISITPERLSSGAIEFTQPYFFGQVGVLVPLRDGGLWARVRPFFQVAALSSIGLLLLSLFVVGNLIWLAERRRNPEHFPPHYLHGVGNGLWFAIVTLTTVGYGDRAPVTRLGRVIAAVWMMITLLAVSSITAGLASAFTVSLARVPGGGIQSVEGLRNRPVAVVKGTTSEKWGRLSGASLSQQPTLQAAVAKLAAGKVDAVIYDSPALRYYLSQNPRLDLKLAPFSLAQETYGFAMPLNSPLEKPLDVSLLRMLRSGQIEAFYQGWVDGPTDDAAPGPGVG from the coding sequence GTGTTGAACATCCCCGGCCGCGCCGCCTCCCTGCTCTGTCGTGCGTTGGTCGGCGCGGCGCTGCTGCTGCCAACCGCCCTGGGGCTGCAACCTGCCTCAGCCAGGCCCCTGCGGGTGGGGATCAGCGGCAACGCGCCCTTCCTGATCCGGCGGGGGGATGTGCTGGAAGGCATCACACCTGATCTCTGGCGCGTGGTGGCGGAGGAGAACAGCTTCCAGGCCGAGCTCGTACCGAAGGCGAACACCGCCGCCAACCTCAAGGCCCTGGAGCGCGGTGAACTCGACCTGGCGATCGGCCCGATCAGCATCACCCCTGAGCGCCTCAGCAGTGGGGCCATCGAGTTCACCCAGCCCTACTTCTTCGGCCAGGTGGGCGTGCTGGTGCCCCTGCGGGATGGGGGGCTGTGGGCGCGAGTCAGGCCCTTCTTTCAGGTGGCGGCGCTGTCGTCGATCGGGCTGCTGCTGCTGTCGCTGTTCGTGGTGGGCAACCTGATCTGGCTGGCGGAGCGACGCCGCAATCCAGAGCATTTCCCACCCCACTACCTCCACGGGGTGGGCAACGGCCTCTGGTTTGCGATCGTCACGCTCACCACGGTGGGCTACGGCGACCGGGCCCCGGTGACTCGTCTGGGCCGGGTGATTGCCGCGGTGTGGATGATGATCACTCTGCTGGCCGTGTCCTCGATCACCGCCGGCCTGGCCTCGGCCTTCACGGTGTCCCTGGCCCGGGTGCCCGGTGGCGGCATCCAGTCGGTGGAGGGCCTGCGCAACCGCCCCGTGGCCGTGGTCAAGGGCACCACCAGTGAGAAGTGGGGGCGTCTGAGCGGGGCCAGCCTCAGCCAGCAACCCACCCTGCAGGCGGCGGTGGCCAAGCTCGCGGCCGGCAAGGTGGATGCCGTGATCTACGACTCGCCAGCCCTGCGCTATTACCTCAGCCAGAATCCCCGGCTGGATCTGAAGCTGGCGCCGTTCAGCCTGGCCCAGGAGACCTACGGCTTTGCCATGCCGCTCAACAGCCCCCTGGAGAAGCCTCTGGACGTGAGCCTGCTGCGGATGCTGCGCTCCGGCCAGATCGAGGCGTTCTACCAGGGCTGGGTCGACGGCCCCACGGACGATGCAGCGCCGGGTCCAGGGGTGGGCTGA